CCGCCTGGGCCGGGCAGCCGGACAGTGCCTCGCGGGTGACCGAATATGTGGACTACCAGCGCGCGCTGCGCCAGGCCGACGCGACCAACGAACTGGCGATGCGGCAGAAGCTGAGGAACCAGACGCAGGCCCGCTACCGCTCGGCGGTGAATGCCCGGGTCGCGAGCGCCCTGGCCACCCCTGCGCCCTTCGCCGAGCGACTGGTGCACTTCTGGGCCAATCATTTCGCGGTTTCCATTGACAAGGCACCGATCGCGGCGCTGGCCGGGACGTTCGAGCTCGAAGCCATCCGCCCCCACATCTTCGGGCGCTTCGAGGACATGCTCGCGGCGGTCGAACACCATCCGGCCATGCTGTTCTATCTCGACCAGGCGCGATCGATCGGCCCCGACAGCATGGTGGCCCAGCGCGCCGCGCGCCTCAACCCCGAGCGCCAGCGCGGCCTCAATGAGAACCTCGCACGCGAGATCCTGGAGCTGCACACCCTGGGCGTGCGCAGTGGCTACAGCCAGGGCGACGTCACCGAATTCGCGCGGGCGCTCACCGGCTGGAGCATCGGCGGCCTGCCCGGGCTGCCTCCCGGGGGGGCGCCGGGCACGTTCGCGTTTCAACCCATGCTGCACGAACCCGGGCCACGCACCGTGCTGGGGCAACGCTACGAACAACGGGGCGAAGCCCAGGCGCGGGCCATCCTGCGCGATCTTGCCGCCTCGCCTGCGACCGCGCAGCACATCGCCGACAAGCTGGCGC
This Variovorax terrae DNA region includes the following protein-coding sequences:
- a CDS encoding DUF1800 domain-containing protein translates to MTASSATKTAAVALNRFGLGVRADESLPTDPKGWLLAQFDRYAPLPPAWAGQPDSASRVTEYVDYQRALRQADATNELAMRQKLRNQTQARYRSAVNARVASALATPAPFAERLVHFWANHFAVSIDKAPIAALAGTFELEAIRPHIFGRFEDMLAAVEHHPAMLFYLDQARSIGPDSMVAQRAARLNPERQRGLNENLAREILELHTLGVRSGYSQGDVTEFARALTGWSIGGLPGLPPGGAPGTFAFQPMLHEPGPRTVLGQRYEQRGEAQARAILRDLAASPATAQHIADKLARHFVGDAPPPALVERLASTFLQSRGDLPSVYRALIGAPEAWSLAQTKFKTPWEWTLSSLRGLGWRDLGDQQLAPVLVQLGQPVWRPGSPAGYDDITESWAAPDMLMRRVELAQRFAAQAASTVDARLLGPQLLPAGLSPATASALARAESPATALALLLASPEFLRR